The following are from one region of the Dreissena polymorpha isolate Duluth1 chromosome 2, UMN_Dpol_1.0, whole genome shotgun sequence genome:
- the LOC127866039 gene encoding uncharacterized protein LOC127866039 isoform X3, producing MGFLNTREMTDYNKNTCSSSEYEEMVDSDIDLDGNFNTNTEMGSKNEHETYDGNKTVYTEYQELPIIKVNEFRFGELKSEVNEDVITVVDTSWQEHEPNIYIKHETQDENNTEFTESQDKTKPEEKGDMTLAASSSCQKKGLNINYTNKYLVSEQPDQEITGIDEEFRVSSLLQRVNILSKKSTVSKLPVSNFFENECSIANSTISTALKGLNIKTVDLSAIEDHTTFRPREVFGVCPSKKCKESVHLNPYIKIPRCDENIKLINNSCNEARRANDIQLTNGNKPVLSTLGDRDSDGDFIGSSQLNYILRSKQFRISSDLEPTTANTTYGFKSAGFRSAKRHSFSNKRSRSHKRLVRNRKRRSGTKPYEYPLEDSTLQQNSPVDSDVDVVYFSEKVDDDSDLEVDIVAEWDSSEAINKMRENINRDHNYIPMNNGITPLDQNNSSKNQNGVKVNILRGRIQKKAKKSYPNLALTRKPCDIQHHSRDIQHHNCLERLRRLEMKNLFNDLNSIVTKNPSPRDSKIRIIRLAENEIQALKQRQHVLLEEKRLFARLVAEKKNFITQKQVNDK from the coding sequence ATGGGATTCTTAAACACAAGAGAAATGACTGATTACAACAAGAATACCTGCTCTTCCTCCGAGTACGAAGAAATGGTGGACTCTGACATAGACCTCGATGGTAACTTTAACACAAATACTGAAATGGGGTCAAAAAATGAACATGAAACTTATGATGGAAACAAAACAGTATACACTGAATATCAAGAGTTGCCAATAATCAAGGTAAACGAGTTCAGATTTGGCGAATTGAAATCGGAAGTAAATGAAGATGTTATAACTGTTGTAGATACATCGTGGCAGGAACATGAGccgaatatttatattaaacatgaaACTCAAGATGAAAACAACACAGAATTCACTGAATCTCAAGACAAAACAAAACCGGAAGAAAAAGGAGATATGACCCTTGCTGCAAGTTCTTCATGTCAGAAAAAGGGTCTAAATATAAATTATACGAATAAATATTTAGTTAGTGAGCAACCAGATCAAGAGATTACAGGCATTGATGAAGAGTTTCGTGTGTCATCATTATTACAACGAGTTAACATTTTGTCCAAAAAATCCACGGTATCGAAACTACCAGTAAGTAATTTTTTTGAAAACGAATGTTCAATAGCTAACAGTACGATTTCTACTGCCCTGAAgggattaaacattaaaacagtGGATTTAAGCGCAATCGAAGATCATACTACGTTTCGTCCTCGTGAAGTCTTTGGTGTATGCCCGAGTAAAAAATGTAAAGAATCGGTGCATTTAAATCCCTATATTAAAATCCCAAGGTGCGacgaaaacattaaattaattaataattcttGTAACGAAGCACGAAGAGCAAATGATATTCAGCTTACCAATGGAAATAAACCTGTTTTATCCACTTTGGGCGATCGCGATTCAGACGGAGATTTTATTGGATCATCTCAACTGAATTATATTTTGCGTTCAAAACAGTTCAGGATATCTAGTGATTTAGAGCCTACCACTGCAAATACTACATATGGTTTTAAATCAGCTGGTTTCCGTTCTGCCAAACGACATAGTTTTTCTAATAAACGTAGTCGTAGTCATAAGCGTCTTGTTAGAAATCGAAAGCGAAGAAGTGGCACAAAACCATATGAATATCCTCTGGAAGATAGTACACTTCAGCAAAACAGCCCCGTAGATTCGGATGtagatgttgtttatttttctgaAAAAGTGGATGATGATTCTGATTTAGAAGTAGACATTGTTGCCGAATGGGACAGTAGTGAAGCAATTAATAAAATGAGGGAAAACATAAACCGTGATCATAATTATATTCCGATGAACAACGGGATCACCCCCTTGGATCAAAATAACAGTTCTAAAAATCAAAATGGTGTTAAAGTTAACATCCTTCGTGGCCGGATACAGAAAAAAGCTAAGAAAAGTTATCCAAACTTAGCATTGACACGGAAACCTTGCGATATTCAACATCACAGTCGTGATATTCAACATCACAACTGTTTAGAACGGTTAAGAAGGCTTGAAATGAAAAATCTTTTTAACGATCTCAACAGTATTGTAACGAAGAACCCTTCTCCAAGAGATTCAAAGATAAGAATCATCCGACTCGCTGAAAATGAAATTCAGGCGTTAAAACAACGCCAGCATGTATTGTTAGAAGAGAAAAGGCTATTTGCTCGTCTTGTGGCTGAGAAGAAAAACTTTATTACACAAAAACAAGTAAATGATAAGTAA